The window CGCCCGTCCTGCGGCTGCTGAGGACCGGGGCCGCCACGACAGAGGGCACCAAGGCGTAGCCCCGGCGCCGGTACGCCAGGCATCCGACAGATTTCTCGTCCCACCCAAGACGGGACAACTCCACCCAAAAGGAAAGGCACTTTTCGTGCGTAACACCGTCAAGTTCACCACCGCCGCTCTCGCCGCCGGGGCCCTCACCCTCGGGCTCACCGCCTGCGGCGCGGACAAGGACGACAACGCGTCCGACACGAGCGGCCCGCTGGTGGTCGCCGCCAGCCCGACCCCGCACGCGGACATCCTCGGCTTCGTGAAGGACCATCTGGCGAAGGACGCGGGCCTGGAGCTGGAGGTCAAGGAGTTCAGCGACTACGTCCTGCAGAACCCGGCGACGCAGGACGGGTCCGTCGACGCCAACTACTTCCAGAACCAGCCCTACCTCGACGACTACAACAAGAAGAACGGCACCAGCATCGTGCCCGTCGTCACCGTCCACCTGGAACCGCTCGGCCTCTACTCCCGCAAGGTCAAGAGCAAGGACGGCCTCAAGAGCGGCGCGACCATCGCCGTACCCAACGACACGGTCAACGAGGCGCGTGCCCTCAAGCTCCTCGACTCCGCCGGGATCATCACCCTCAAGGAGGGGGTCGGCACCGACGCGACCCCCGCCGACATCACCGCGAACCCGAAGAAGCTCACGTTCAAGGAACTGGAGGCGGCCCAGACCCCGCGCTCCCTGGACGACGTCGACGCCGCGGTGATCAACGGCAACTACGCCCTCGAAGCGGACCTCTCGCCCGCCGACGACGCCCTCGCCGTGGAGCCCGCCAAGAACAATCCGAACGGCAACTTCCTCGCCGTCAAGGAGGGCAGCGAGGACGACCCGCGCGTGAAGAAGCTCGCCAAGCTCCTCACCTCCGACGAGGTACGGAAGTTCATCGAGGACAAGTGGAGCAACGGCTCCGTCCTCCCGTCCTTCTGACGGCTCCGCCGGCCGGCTCGCCGGCACGTATACGGCGTATCGCCACGCATGGGGTCCGCTCTCTCACGGGGTGGGGGTACCCCCACGCCCTTCGGGCAGTGGGGGAGGGCCCCATGGTGCGATTGAGTGCTTACATGCTGCATGCTGGGCAGTTCGGCAGGCTCTCAAAGTTCTCGAGCGTTACGGAGCGGCGCATGATGAGCACCTTTCCCGACATCTCCATCAACACGGATCGGTTGGTTCTGCGCCCGTTCGACGAGGACGACATCCAGGCGTTCACCGAGATGATGAACGACGAACAGGTGATGGCCTGGACCGATGTCCCGCAGCCCTTCACCGAACGCGAGGCGCGTACCTGGATCACCGAGTACGCGCCCACCGAACGCACCTCGGGACGCGGCCTCGACCTCGCGGTCACCGAGTTCCTCACCCAGCGCCTGGTCGGCGTCATCCAGTTGACGAAAACCGACTGGCACGTGCGTGCGACGGAACTCTCGTACGTCGTCGCCCCCTGGGCCCGCGGTGAGGGCTACGCCTCCGAGGCCGCCCTCGCCACCGCCCAATGGCTGTTCCGTGAGCAGAAGTTCGAACGCATCGAGCTGCGCACGGCCGCCGACAACACCGCCTCCCAGCAGGTCGCCCAGAAGATCGGCTGTATCAGCGAGGGCGTGCTGCGCAACGCCTGTATAGCGCGCACCCGCACCGCCGAGGACGGCTGGACCGAGGTCCGCACGGACTTCATCGTCTGGAGCCTCCTCCCGGAGGACATCGAGGGCGTCAGCCAGGAACTGGCCGACAGCGGCGGCTACGGGGCCTACTCGGACTGGAACTGAACCACCCACGGGCACACGCGCGGCCGCGAACCCGGCCGCCGGGGCCCACGACGTCACCAGGTAGTCTCACGGGACCCCGTGCGGGCATTCCCGACGACCTGCGAAGACCCTCTGGAGACTGACGACGATGGCCGACCGGGTCACCGTGATCGGCTGGGACGGCTCCCCCCTGACCGCCGCGGCACGCTCCGCCCTCGCCGCCGCCACACTGGTGGCCGGCGCGGCCCACCACCTCGCACTGCCCGAGGTGCCCCCGCCCGCCGAACGCATCCGTCTCGGCAGCGTCGCCCTCGCCGCCCGCCGCATCGCCGGCCATCGGGGCACCGCCGTGGTCCTCGCCGACGGCGACCCGGGCTTCTTCGGTGTCGTGCGCACTCTCAGGTCCCCCGAGTTCGGCCTGGAGGTCGAGGTCGTCCCCGGCGTCTCCTCCGTGGCCGCCGCCTTCGCCCGCGCGGGCATGCCCTGGGACGACGCGGAGGTCGTCGTCGCCCACCGCCGTACGCTGCGCCGCGCGGTGAACGTGTGCCGCGCCCACACCAAGGTCGCCGTCCTCACCTCGCCCGGCGCCGGACCCGCCGAACTCGGCCTGCTCCTCGACGGAGTGCACCGCACCTTCGTGGTCTGCGAGGAACTCGGCACGGAACGCGAGCGGGTCACCGTCCTCACCTCCGACAAGGCCGTCGACCGCACCTGGCGCGACCCCAACCTCGTCATCGTCATCGGCGGCCACGCGAGCGCGGCCGAGGGCGGCGGCTGGCTCGCCGGGCGCGACCCCGGCGGCGGACCGCGCGGCTGGGCCCTGCCCTCCGCCGTCTACGGCGGCGCCCTGGGCGAGGGCGAGGCCGAACTGCTGCGCTCCTCCCAACTGGCCCGCCTGGGACCGCGCGTGGGCGACCTCGTCTGGGACATCGGCTCCGGCAGCGGCGCCTTCGCCACCGAGGCCGCCCGCTGCGGCGCCGCCGTCATCGCCGTCGACCGCGACCCCGAGGCCTGCGGCCGCACGACCCTGGCCGCCCGCCGCTTCGGCGTCCAGCTCCAGGTGGTCCACGGCGCCGCCCCGCACGTCCTGGAGAACCTCCCCGAACCCGACGTCGTACGCGTCGGCGGTGGGGGAGCGGCCGTGGTGTCCGCCGTCGCCGACCGCCGCCCCCGGTGCATCGTCACCCACGCCCTGACCCGCCCCGCCGCCGAGCGCGTGGGACGGGACCTGAACGAGCACGGGTACGAGGTCCGCTGCGACTTCGTCCAGTCCGTGGAACTCGATACAAGGGCCTGGACGGAGCGGGAACGAAGCGTCGCCTTCCTGCTCAGCGGGACCCTGCCCGAACATTCCCTGTGATCCGGTTGTCGTACCGGCGCGGTAAGCTGGCGGACTGTTGTACCGCACTTCGACATCCGGCACTTCGTCGGTCAATGTCCTAAAAGCACGCCCGTTTTGAGGGCGTGTGTGGTACGGCGAAACGGGGAGGACGCGCAACGTGGCGCAGTCCACAGCGGACCGGCGCGGATCAAGCTGTCGCGACGGGGGGACGACCGGGACAATGGCCCTTCAATGGCTTTGTCGACATGCAGCCGGGTCGTCACGTGCCGCTGGGCACGCACGCTCGTTCTTCACAGTGGGGCGGTAGGTGCGCCGTCCCGGGCCAGCTGGCATGGAGGCACTAACCGATGGGCGAGGGGTACGCATGACCGACACCGGCCAGGTCCCGGGCGAGGGACTGCCGGAGAGCGCAGGCATGGTGGAGCAGCCGGGCGTCCCTGCGCCGGGTGCGTACACCTACCTCTCCGAGACCGCCGCCGAGGACGAAGACCTTCTGCTGCCGGGTGCCCAGGGCGCGTGGGGCAACGAGATGCCGCCGCCCGCGCCCGAGCCCGTGGTCCAGGTCGTCCACGAACCCGTCCACGAGCCGGGCCCGCACGAGATGTCCGGCCGGGACAGCGGCTCGCTCGACCTCGGCGCCGTCCGTACGCCCGTCGCGACCCCCGTCCCGCAGCCGCCGGTGGCCCGTCGGCCCCTGCATCTCGGCCCGCCCACCCCCGACGCCTCCGCCAGCCCGGTCCGCTCCCTCGCCGACCGCGGCCCGGCCGGTGCCCCCGTCCCACCCGGCGCCGGGCGCCACTCCGGCCCGCCCACCATGGGCCCCGAGTATCTCGACGTGCCCCAGCAGCCCGTGTCGCAGTGGGTCGGGGCCCCTGCCCAGGCCGCCCCCGGGGTCGTCGCCGGGGGAGCGGCCGCAGAAACGGTCGTTCCGCAGGAGGCGCAGCTTTCCGTGGCGGTGGCGGAGACACCGCTGAGCGAGGAGGCGCCGCAGTCCGCCGACGCGCCGGAGGAGATCCAGGACGCCGAGGCCCTGCACCAGGCCCAGGACGCCGCGTACGCCCTGGCCCAGGAGGCCGCGGCCGCGCAGTTCCGCAACCCGGAAGCCGTGGGGACGCCGGTCGCCGCGCAGTTCCAGGCCCCGGAGGCGGTCGAGCCCCGGACTGAGGCCCCGGAGGTCCCGGAGGCCGTGGACGCGCCGGTCGCCGCCGAGGAGCAGTTGCCCGGCGAGGCCGAGGCGCCCGCCGCCGAGCAGGCCGAGGTCTCAGAGGCGCCCGAGGCGCAGGCTCACGCCCCGGAGGCGGCCGAGGCACCGGCCCCCGTCGACACCGAGGTGCCCGAACCGGCCGAGGTGCCCGAACCGGCCGAGGTGCCGGCTGCTGTGCGGGAAGAGGCCCCCGCGGCCGTCGACGCGCCTCCGGCCCCCGAGGCCGCCGAGATCGCGTCCGGCGTCGAGCACCCGCAGGCCGTGGCTCCGCAGGCGGTGGCTCCGCAGGCCACCGACCCGGTGGAGGCGGCACCCGAGGCGCAGGCCTTCGACGAGGCCGCGCCCGTCGACCCGGCCCAGCAGACGCCGGACGCGACGGCCCTCCCTCCGGCCGCCCAGGACTCAGAGCCGGTCCCGGTCCAGACCGCCGCCGAGCCCCAGGGCCTGCCTCAGGTCCCGCAGGAGCCCGAGGCGGCCACCGCGCCCGGCGACGCGTCCGCTCCGGCCGCGCTCGACGAGGCGGAGACGCTGCCGCCGGCGGACCACGCCGGGCCCGCGGTGTCCGTCGTGCCCGTAGCGCCCGTGCCGGCCGACGAGGCCGTGGCGGAGGACATGATCGAAGCGCAGGACACCGAGCAGCCCGCCGAGCAGCACGCAGCCCCCGGGCCGCAGGCGCCGACCGACGAGGCCGATGCCCAGGCGGCCCCCGCCGCGCCCGCCGAGGAGCCCCCCGCTTCCCCGCAGGAGCCCGCCGCCGAGAACGTCACGGACACCGCTGCGGAGCCCGCCCCTGCGCAGGAGCCCCAGCAGCCGGTGAAACCGCCGGTCGCCGAGGAGCCCCAGCAGCTCACGGAGACCGCGGCGGTCCCGACGCCGGACGTCCCCGCGGAGGGCGCGCCCGAAACCGGAGCCGCGGACTCCCGGCCGCTGGAGCCCGTACAGCCGGAACCCGGGCCCGTACCGCAGGACCCGCAGGCCACCGAGCCGGTCGCACTCGTAGCGGACCAGGACCAGGACCAGAACCAGCACCAACCCGAGCACCGGAGCGAGGCCCAGGACCGCAGCGAGCAGGACGACCAGGACCGGAACGAGGAAGCGGAGCAGTCGGCAGCCGAACAGGCCGCCGCCGACACCGTTCCGCAGCCGGAGACCCCGCAGGCACCCGTCCCCGCCGAAGCCGTCGTCGAGCCCGAGGTCACGTACGTGAACGCGGCGGACCGGTCGGCCGGCGGTACGGATGCCCAGGAGCCCACGCCTTCGGACGAGGCGACCGTCGAGGCTCCGGCCGAGCCCGCGGCCGACTCCGCGGCCGTGACCCGCGAGATCGCGGACCCCCCGGCTGCCGAGCCGTCCACGGCCGAGGCTCCGATTCCCGCGGCCGCCGCGATCGACGCCCCCCAGGGCGCGGTGATCCAGCCCCCGGCCGAGCCCGCGTCGGACACCCCGCTCGCCGGCACCACCGAGGAGCCCGCAACCGGCGCCGGTCGTACGCCGGCCCCGTTCGTGCCCCTCCTCGGCTCCGTGCCGACCGCCCCGCACCCGGCCACGACCCCGCCCCACGGGATGGTGGTCCCGCCGCTGTCGGAGCAGGACCGGGCGACCCCCGTCGCCGCCGAGTTCCCGCCGACCGAGGGCCAGACGGAACCGGCCGGGACCGGGCCCGCGGTCCCGGCGCCCCGGGACTCCGAGGCCGAGACGGTGCTCGTGCCGCAGCCGCTCGCGGCGACCGGCGCGGACCCGGAGGTCGTCCAGAGCGCCGAGGACCTGGCCACCCGGGCCGCCGACCAGGAGGACGGCGAGGCGCCGGAAGCGGAAGCAGTGGAAGCGACAGCCGAAGAAAGCACGGCCCCGGTGGACGAGACAGCCGAAGACGCACCGGCGGACGTGCGGGAGGAGGCCCGGCAGCCCACGGGCCCGGCCGCGCCGCCCTACGACGACGCCGAACGCGAGGCCGTCCTCAAGGTCATGCGCGAGCGCCGCGACATCCGCAACGGCTTCCGCAGCGACCCGATCCCGCACGACGTGCTGCTCCGCGTCCTGGAGGCCGCCCACACGGCACCCTCCGTCGGCCACTCGCAGCCCTGGGACTTCGTCGTCATCCGGTCCGCCGAGACGCGCCGCACGATGCACGAACTCGCCCAGCGCCAGCGCGAGGCGTACGCGAAGTCGCTGCCGAAGGGCCGGGCGAAGCAGTTCAAGGAACTGAAGATCGAGGCGATCCTCGACACCCCGGTGAACATCGTCGTCACCGCCGACCCCACCCGGGGCGGCCGGCACACCCTGGGCCGCCACACCCAGCCGCAGATGGCCCCGTACTCCTCCGCCCTCGCGGTCGAGAACCTCTGGCTCGCGGCCCGCGCCGAGGGCCTCGGCGTCGGCTGGGTCAGCTTCTTCGACGAGCGCGAGATGGTCCGTGCCCTCGGCCTGCCCGAGCACCTGGAGGTCGTGGCGTACCTGTGCGTCGGGTACGTCGACGAGTTCCCGGCGGAGCCCGAGCTGATGCAGGCGGGCTGGGCCAAGCGCCGCCCGCTCTCCTGGGTCGTCCACGAGGAGACGTACGGCCGCCGCGCCCTGCCCGGCGCCGAGCCGCACGACCTGCTCGCCGAGACCGTCGCCGGCATCCGCCCGCTGGACGCCAAGGCGCTCGGCGAGGCGTGGGAGCGCCAGAAGCGCATGACCAAGCCGGCCGGCGCCCTCGGCATGCTGGAGATCATCTCCGCCCAGCTGTCCGGCCTGTCCAGGCAGTGCCCGCCGCCCATCCCGGAGCCCGCGGCCGTCGCGATCTTCGCGGGCGACCACGGCGTCCACGCCCAGGGCGTCACCCCCTGGCCCCAGGAGGTGACGGCCCAGATGGTCGCCAACTTCCTGGGCGGGGGTGCCGTCTGCAACGCCTTCGCCGCCCAGGTGGGCGCCGAGGTCTGCGTCGTGGACGTCGGCGTGGCGAGTGACCTCCCGGCCACCCCGGGGCTGCTGCCGCGCAAGATCCGCGCCGGTACGTCCGACATGACCACCGGCCCCGCGATGACCCGCGAAGAGGCAAAGCAGGCCATCGAGGTGGGCATCGAGACGGCCCGCGACCTGGTCGCGGCCGGCAACAAGGCGCTCCTCACGGGCGAGATGGGCATCGCCAACACCACCGCCTCCGCCGCCCTGATCTCCGTCTTCACCGGCGCCGACCCCTCCGAGGTCACCGGCCGGGGCACGGGCATCAACGACGAGACCCTCGCCCGCAAGACGGACGTCGTACGCCGCGCCATCGAGCTGCACGAGCCCGACCCGGCCGACCCCATCGGCGTCCTGGCGGCGATGGGCGGCTTCGAACACGCCGCCATCGTCGGTCTCCTCCTCGGCGGCGCCTCCCTGCGTACGCCGGTGATCCTCGACGGCGTCAGCGCCGGCGCCGCCGCGCTGGTGGCCCGTGCCATCGCCCCCGAGGTCCTCGCCGCCTGCATCGCCGGCCACCGCAGTGCCGAGCCCGGCCATGTGGCCGCCCTGCAGAAACTGGGTCTGCGCCCGCTGGTCGACCTCGACCTCCGCCTCGGCGAGGGCACCGGCGCCCTCCTCGCCCTCCCGGTCGTCCAGAGCGCGGCCAGGGCGATGCACGAGGTGGCGACGTTCGACTCGGCGGGGGTGACCGAGAAGTAGCAGGGGGAAGCGGGCGCCGGGCGCGCCACCGGCCCGGGGGCGGTCGCGCCCACCGGCCCGCATCCCGCTCCGGCGGCTCAGCCGGTGCACCTGCTGAGCCCCACTCCCCGTCCGCCCCTTAGAATCCGCACGTCAGGGCACACTCCAAAGCCGCAGTGGCCCGCCTCGCACGCCGCCAGCCCGAGGAGCCGCACCCTCATGGCCGAACACCCCGCCTACCCCGTAGGCCTCCGCCTCACCGGCCGCCGAGTGGTCGTCATCGGCGGCGGCCAGGTCGCCCAACGCCGCCTCCCCGCCCTCATCGCGGCCGGCGCCGACATCGTCCTCGTGTCCCCGAGCGCCACCCCCTCCGTGGAGGCGATGGCGGACGCGGGCGAGCTGACCTGGGAGCGGCGCAGGTACGCGGAGGGCGACCTCGCCGAGGCCTGGTACGTCCTGATCGCCACCGGCGACCCGGTGGCGAACGCCCGCGCGTCCGCCGAGGCGGAGCGCCACCGCATCTGGTGCGTCCGCTCCGACAGCGCGGAGGAGGCCACCGCCTGGACCCCGGCGACCGGCCACAGCGAGGGCGTCACGGTCGCCGTGCTCACCGCCAACGCCCAGGAGCGCGACCCCCGCCACACCGCCGCGATCCGCGACGCGGTCGTCGAGGGCCTGCGGGACGGCACCCTCGTGGCCCCCCACCACCGCACCCGCACCCCCGGTGTCTCCCTCGTCGGCGGCGGCCCCGGCGACCCGGACCTGATCACCGTGCGCGGCCGCCGCCTCCTCGCCGAGGCCGATGTCGTCATCGCCGACCGCCTCGGCCCCCGCGACCTCCTCGCCGAACTCCCGCCGCACGTCGAGGTGATCGACGCGGCGAAGATTCCGTACGGCCGCTTCATGGCCCAGGAGGCGATCAACAACGCGCTGATCGAGCACGCCAAGCAGGGCAAGTCGGTCGTGCGCCTCAAGGGCGGCGACCCGTACGTGTTCGGCCGCGGCATGGAGGAACTGCACGCGCTCGCCGAGGCCGGCATCCCGTGCACGGTCGTCCCCGGCATCTCCAGTTCGATCTCCGTCCCGAGCGCGGCCGGCATCCCGGTCACCCACCGGGGTGTCGCGCACGAGTTCACCGTGGTCAGCGGCCATGTGGCCCCCGACGACGAGCGCTCCCTCGTCGACTGGCCCGCCCTCGCCCGGCTGACCGGCACCCTGGTGATCCTGATGGGCGTCGACAAGATCGGCCGGATCGCCGAGACCCTGGTGGCGCACGGGAGGTCCCCGGACACCCCGGTCGCCCTGGTCCAGGAGGGCACCACGGCCGCCCAGCGCCGGGTGGACGCCACCCTCGCCACGGTCGCCGAGACGGTGCGTGCGCAAGGGGTCAAGCCGCCGGCCGTGATCGTGATCGGCGAGGTCGTGAAGGTGGGGCCCGGGCCGGACGCATGACACCGGGCGATGACCCCGGACCGTGCGGAGCGGAACCGTAACCACCGGTAACCCGACCCGTCCCCAGCCGTTGGCACCACACCCAGGACAAGGCAGTATCACCCTGTGGCCGATCTCATCACCGTTGACGACCCCGACGACCCGCGCCTGCGCGACTACACCGGCCTGACCGACGTGGAGCTGCGCCGACGGCGCGAACCCGCCGAGGGCCTGTTCATCGCCGAGGGCGAGAAGGTCATCAGACGGGCCAAGGAAGCCGGCTACGAGATGCGCTCCATGCTGCTCTCCGCCAAGTGGGTCGACGTCATGCGCGACGTCATCGACGAACTCCCGGCCCCCGTCTACGCGGTCAGCCCCGAACTCGCCGAACAGGTCACCGGGTACCACGTGCACCGCGGCGCCCTCGCCTCGATGCAGCGCAGGCCCCTGCCGACGGCCGACCAACTCCTGGGCGCCGCCCGCCGGGTCGTCATCATGGAGTCGGTCAACGACCACACCAACATCGGCGCGATCTTCCGCTCGGCCGCCGCCCTCGGCATGGACGCGGTCCTGCTCTCCCCGGACTGCGCCGACCCGCTCTACCGCCGCAGCGTCAAGGTCTCCATGGGAGCGGTCTTCTCCGTGCCCTACGCCCGCCTGGACGCCTGGCCCAAGGGCCTCGACGCGGTCCGCGACGCCGGCTTCACCCTGCTCGCCCTCACCCCGGACGAGAAGGCGAAGTCCCTCGACGAGACCGCCCCGCACCGCATGGACCGCGTCGCCCTGATGCTCGGCGCCGAGGGAGACGGCCTCTCCACCAAGGCCCTCATGTCCGCCGACGAATGGGTCCGCATCCCCATGGCCCACGGAGTCGACTCCCTCAACGTGGGCGCGGCGGCGGCAGTGGCCTTCTACGCGGTGGCGACGGGACGGCCGCGGAACTAGCGCCCCGGGCCGGGTCCTAGGGGACCAGGGCCGACCCCGCCGAACCCCCGCCGTCCCGCTCCACGACCGGCTGCTCCTGGCGGACGCCGTCACCGAGCCCCCGGGACGGCCCCTGGCACCCCTGCGCCGTGGCGATCCCGAGCGCGGCGAGCAGCGTCACCACGACGAACACGAAAAGCCGCTGCCGCAGCAGCCGCGGATTGGCGGGCCGTCGCCCGGTCCCGTTGGTCCGGGGCCCCGGCCGCCCCGCGCCACTGCGCGGAGCGGGCCGCTTCCCGGACCCCGTGGTGTTGCGCGGTGGCAGGGGACGAGCCCCCGAACGCGCCCCGCCGGCCCCCGTCCGCGCCCCGCTCCCACCCGCCCGGGAGCCGCCCCCGGTCCGGGGAGCCTGTGCACCGGCCGTGCCCGGCCTGCCGGGCTGTGTCCCCCGCGGCTCCGGCGGCTGGCGCAGGGTGCGCTGCTCGACGTACTGCTCCGCGAGCCGCCCCGAGGAGCGGTCCGGATCCGTGCGCGGCGCGGGCGGCCGCATGTCGGACAGGCCCTGTGCCTCACGGGCGGCGATCTCCTTGAGCCGCAGCGACAGTTGCAGCGTGCTGGGCCGCTCCTCCGGGTCCTTCGCCAGACAGGCGCGGACGAGGGGGGCGAGCGCGTCGGGCACCCCGCGCAGCTGCGCCTCCTCGTGCACCACCCGGTAGAGCATGACCTCCGAACTGCCGTGTCCGAAGGGCGAGTCGGAGGTCGCCGCGTAGGCGAGCGTGGCGCCGAGGGAGAAGACGTCGGTGGCCGGCGTGACGGCGGCCCCGCGCACCTGTTCGGGCGCCAGGAAGCCGGGCGACCCCACGGCCGTACCGACATGGGTCAGGGTCGAGGCCCCGGTCGCCCACGCGATACCGAAGTCGATGATCCGCGGCCCCTTGGGGGACAGCAGGATGTTGGAGGGCTTGAGATCACGGTGTACGACACCGGCCTCGTGCACGGCCACGAGCCCCTCGGAGAGGGCGGCGCCGACGGCGGCCACGTCGGCCGCCGACATGGGCCCCTCATCGGCGACCTTGTCGTGCAGCGAGGGCCCCGGCACGTACTGCGTGGCGAACCACGGCCGGTCCGCGTCCAGATCGGCGGCGACCAGCCGGGCCGTGCACCCGCCCCTGATCCGCCGCGCCGCCGACACCTCGCGCGCGAACCGGGACCGGAACTCCTGATCCTCCGCCAGGTCCGGCCGGATGACCTTGAGCGCGACGCGCTGTCCACGCCGGTCGGAGCCCAGGTAGACGACGCCCATTCCCCCCGCGCCGAGCCGTCTGTGGATCCTGAACGAGCCGACGACGCGCGGGTCCTCGCGCCTCAGGCGCATCATCGCCATGTTCATCCCCGCTGCCCGTTCCGTCTGACGAGCCACAGCTTACGTTTCCACGGCCGGGCGTGCGCAGAGGCCGCGCCCTCACGACCCGACGGATTGTCAGTGCCGAATGAGAAACTTGAAGAGGAGTCAGGGAACAGGAGTTCGGGGCGTTGTTGGGCTCCCCTTGATCCCAACCAGCCACCGCAGAAGGGGGATTGAACCCGTGAAGGGTGACCGAGTGGAGATCGTCGTGGACGCCGGGGACACGACGCGCACGTACGAGGTGATCGCGAGCAGGGCGGGCCGCCGGGTGGAGACGGCGGTGCGACGGGGCGTGGTGGAAGTGAGCGAAGTCACCCGGAACGGCTCCGTGGTGCGGACGGCCCGGTTCATGGCGAACCGGGTCCTCGCGCTGGTCGAGCAGCCGGTGCCCCGCGAGGACGGCTCGGAGCGGAACGGGTAGCAGATGGGGCAGACCGGGCGTCCCCTCCGGGAAGACCCCGAGACCTGGGACCCCGTCTCCACCCTGGGGAGTACACCGAGGGTCCTCGCTCATCCTCCGGGAGGCCCGGCAATCGGTACGAGGGCATGACGACCCCGACCCGCCACCCGCCTAGATTTGAGGTCAAGCGGCGGGTGCAGCACTCGTCCCCCGAGGTCAGACACCCGCCGCTGCCAACGACAAGCAACATCGACAAGAAGGTCAGAGGAGGGACCATGGCCCACACGGCACCGCGGACCGCGATCCGCACACGGGAGCGCAGGACGTTCACCGCCGACCGTCGTCCGGGCCGTCGTCACCCCTTGGTGGCGACCGCGATGGTCCTCCCTCTGGCGGCCCTGCTCGTGTACGCCTTCGGCGGCTGGGAAGCAGTGGTCACACAAGCGTCGTCCGTGGGTGTGATGCTGGGGCGCTGAGCGGCGACCCCAGGCCCGGAAGAGCGGTCCGGGCGGGGACATCCATCCATGAAACCCCGTGGGGACGGGGGTGCGGCGGACGGCAAAAGACGCCCGCGCAGCTGGGGAGCTGCGCGGGCGTTGCCTTTTTCCGGAGCCCCCCACCGAGAGCGCTCGTGCCGACGGGTCAGGGCGGGCACGACGGCTCCTCGTGACCACCGGGCCCGGAATCCTCTCCCGGCCCCTCCGGCCGGGCGCACCGGGGCCGTAGGCTCACGTGCAGCGCCGTAGCCGAGCAGGGGGACCCATGACGACCACAGCCGACGCCGGCGTGCTGCCCGCCCTCAGGGCCAGGGTGCGCGGCACGGCCCACCCCGGGTCCGCCCCCTGTTCCCACCCGGACTCGGTCCTCGCGGAACGCCCCGACGGCACGGTCGTCCGTCACGCCGACACCGTGGCCAAGGCCCACGCCCCCGGCACCGACCCCGCCCACCTGACCCTCCGCCTGACCGTCGCCGCGGCCCACCCGGACACCCTGCTCGCCCCACTCCGTCCGACCCCGGCCGCCCTCCACGACCGCCTCGTCACGTTCTGGCCGTACGGCACCCCGGTCGACCCCGAGGCCCCGGAGGCCGCTCCCTGGGAGGCGGCGGCCACCCTCCTCGCCCGCCTCCACCGGCAGCAGCCGCCGCCGGGCCTGCCGCCCATGCGCGGCCCGGCCAAGGCCGCCCAGGCCGTCGCCCGCCTGAAAGCCACCGCACCCCACCACCCCGCCACGCCCTCGGTACTGCGCGCCTGGCGCACCCTTCCCGCCTGGGCCAGGGCCGAGGCCCCCATGCCCGGCACGGGCACCCTCTGCCACGGCGATCTGCACCTCGGCCAGCTCGTCCGGCATCCCGCGGGCACGGGCCCCTGGCGGCTCATCGACGTCGACGACCTGGGCGTGGGCGTCCCCGCCTGGGACCTCGCCCGCCCCGCCGCCTGGTACGCCTGCGGCCTCCTTTTGCCCGAGGAGTGGACCCGCTTCCTGAGCGCCTACCGGGGGGCCGACGGCCCGGCCGTCCCCGCGCACGGCGACCCCTGGCCGGTACTGGACGTGCCGGCCCGCGCACTCACCGTGCAGACCGCGG is drawn from Streptomyces bottropensis ATCC 25435 and contains these coding sequences:
- the cobT gene encoding nicotinate-nucleotide--dimethylbenzimidazole phosphoribosyltransferase, giving the protein MTDTGQVPGEGLPESAGMVEQPGVPAPGAYTYLSETAAEDEDLLLPGAQGAWGNEMPPPAPEPVVQVVHEPVHEPGPHEMSGRDSGSLDLGAVRTPVATPVPQPPVARRPLHLGPPTPDASASPVRSLADRGPAGAPVPPGAGRHSGPPTMGPEYLDVPQQPVSQWVGAPAQAAPGVVAGGAAAETVVPQEAQLSVAVAETPLSEEAPQSADAPEEIQDAEALHQAQDAAYALAQEAAAAQFRNPEAVGTPVAAQFQAPEAVEPRTEAPEVPEAVDAPVAAEEQLPGEAEAPAAEQAEVSEAPEAQAHAPEAAEAPAPVDTEVPEPAEVPEPAEVPAAVREEAPAAVDAPPAPEAAEIASGVEHPQAVAPQAVAPQATDPVEAAPEAQAFDEAAPVDPAQQTPDATALPPAAQDSEPVPVQTAAEPQGLPQVPQEPEAATAPGDASAPAALDEAETLPPADHAGPAVSVVPVAPVPADEAVAEDMIEAQDTEQPAEQHAAPGPQAPTDEADAQAAPAAPAEEPPASPQEPAAENVTDTAAEPAPAQEPQQPVKPPVAEEPQQLTETAAVPTPDVPAEGAPETGAADSRPLEPVQPEPGPVPQDPQATEPVALVADQDQDQNQHQPEHRSEAQDRSEQDDQDRNEEAEQSAAEQAAADTVPQPETPQAPVPAEAVVEPEVTYVNAADRSAGGTDAQEPTPSDEATVEAPAEPAADSAAVTREIADPPAAEPSTAEAPIPAAAAIDAPQGAVIQPPAEPASDTPLAGTTEEPATGAGRTPAPFVPLLGSVPTAPHPATTPPHGMVVPPLSEQDRATPVAAEFPPTEGQTEPAGTGPAVPAPRDSEAETVLVPQPLAATGADPEVVQSAEDLATRAADQEDGEAPEAEAVEATAEESTAPVDETAEDAPADVREEARQPTGPAAPPYDDAEREAVLKVMRERRDIRNGFRSDPIPHDVLLRVLEAAHTAPSVGHSQPWDFVVIRSAETRRTMHELAQRQREAYAKSLPKGRAKQFKELKIEAILDTPVNIVVTADPTRGGRHTLGRHTQPQMAPYSSALAVENLWLAARAEGLGVGWVSFFDEREMVRALGLPEHLEVVAYLCVGYVDEFPAEPELMQAGWAKRRPLSWVVHEETYGRRALPGAEPHDLLAETVAGIRPLDAKALGEAWERQKRMTKPAGALGMLEIISAQLSGLSRQCPPPIPEPAAVAIFAGDHGVHAQGVTPWPQEVTAQMVANFLGGGAVCNAFAAQVGAEVCVVDVGVASDLPATPGLLPRKIRAGTSDMTTGPAMTREEAKQAIEVGIETARDLVAAGNKALLTGEMGIANTTASAALISVFTGADPSEVTGRGTGINDETLARKTDVVRRAIELHEPDPADPIGVLAAMGGFEHAAIVGLLLGGASLRTPVILDGVSAGAAALVARAIAPEVLAACIAGHRSAEPGHVAALQKLGLRPLVDLDLRLGEGTGALLALPVVQSAARAMHEVATFDSAGVTEK
- the cobA gene encoding uroporphyrinogen-III C-methyltransferase, with the protein product MAEHPAYPVGLRLTGRRVVVIGGGQVAQRRLPALIAAGADIVLVSPSATPSVEAMADAGELTWERRRYAEGDLAEAWYVLIATGDPVANARASAEAERHRIWCVRSDSAEEATAWTPATGHSEGVTVAVLTANAQERDPRHTAAIRDAVVEGLRDGTLVAPHHRTRTPGVSLVGGGPGDPDLITVRGRRLLAEADVVIADRLGPRDLLAELPPHVEVIDAAKIPYGRFMAQEAINNALIEHAKQGKSVVRLKGGDPYVFGRGMEELHALAEAGIPCTVVPGISSSISVPSAAGIPVTHRGVAHEFTVVSGHVAPDDERSLVDWPALARLTGTLVILMGVDKIGRIAETLVAHGRSPDTPVALVQEGTTAAQRRVDATLATVAETVRAQGVKPPAVIVIGEVVKVGPGPDA
- a CDS encoding TrmH family RNA methyltransferase, yielding MADLITVDDPDDPRLRDYTGLTDVELRRRREPAEGLFIAEGEKVIRRAKEAGYEMRSMLLSAKWVDVMRDVIDELPAPVYAVSPELAEQVTGYHVHRGALASMQRRPLPTADQLLGAARRVVIMESVNDHTNIGAIFRSAAALGMDAVLLSPDCADPLYRRSVKVSMGAVFSVPYARLDAWPKGLDAVRDAGFTLLALTPDEKAKSLDETAPHRMDRVALMLGAEGDGLSTKALMSADEWVRIPMAHGVDSLNVGAAAAVAFYAVATGRPRN